A region from the Eleginops maclovinus isolate JMC-PN-2008 ecotype Puerto Natales chromosome 17, JC_Emac_rtc_rv5, whole genome shotgun sequence genome encodes:
- the glipr1a gene encoding glioma pathogenesis-related protein 1 isoform X2 yields MRNKETTEKFITGCVEEHNKARSSVIPPALDMLFMTWDEGLAITAAAWARNCLFEHNTHLEEVRRVHPTFSSVGENIWVGYPPSHFNVVRAIQSWVNEKQVYNYDQNTCSGVCGHYTQVVWASSYKVGCAVQLCPGGVKKTSFSSKEGAIFVCNYATAGNVRGRQPYKRGSGCLGCEGTCVDNLCRSPDRDSQKSYTWSPDWDPANSDYVPVIVRPLALVFTFIVALAVHYFYPNVFCYE; encoded by the exons atgagaaacaag GAAACCACAGAGAAGTTTATTACTGGATGTGTGGAGGAACACAACAAGGCGCGGTCATCCGTCATTCCACCTGCGCTTGACATGCTGTTCATG ACATGGGACGAGGGTCTTGCCATCACTGCAGCAGCGTGGGCGAGGAACTGTTTgtttgaacacaacacacacctcgAAGAAGTCCGCCGTGTGCATCCCACCTTCTCCTCAGTGGGAGAAAACATCTGGGTCGGCTACCCACCGTCACATTTCAACGTGGTGAGAGCGATCCAAAGTTGGGTGAATGAAAAACAAGTCTACAACTACGACCAAAACACTTGCTCAGGTGTCTGTGGCCACTACACACAG GTTGTCTGGGCGAGCAGCTACAAGGTCGGCTGTGCCGTGCAGCTGTGCCCAGGCGGTGTCAAAAAAACAAGCTTCTCTTCTAAAGAGGGGGCTATCTTTGTGTGCAACTATGCTACAGC GGGTAATGTAAGAGGAAGACAACCCTATAAGAGAGGGTCCGGCTGCTTGGGGTGTGAAGGCACCTGCGTGGACAATCTCTGCC GTAGCCCTGATCGAGACTCACAGAAAA GTTACACATGGAGCCCAGACTGGGACCCGGCGAACAGTGACTATGTGCCCGTTATAGTCCGGCCCCTTGCACTCGTCTTCACCTTCATCGTGGCATTGGCTGTGCACTACTTCTATCCCAATGTCTTCTGCTATGAGTGA
- the cmah gene encoding cytidine monophosphate-N-acetylneuraminic acid hydroxylase — MTSTSATVLFSLDAEAVGSLKEGANFKKNPADGKCYIIYKDKSIDVLKACKNQCKHQGGLFIKDIEDLDGRTVKCTKHNWKLNVSTMEYVNPPDSFTQDELEVEFLDDGGLQLVELSPVDPWLADPREPVELQEGEVKVTYMTHACVELQLGTTRFMFDPWLKGPAFARGWWLLHEPPADAMDRLCSADLIYISHMHSDHLSYPTLKDLAKRRPDVPIYVGDTSRPVFWYLEQSQVPLTNINVVPFGVWQNVNEHLRFMILMDNVHPEMDTCIIVDYKGHMILNSVDCTRPNGGRLPKNVDLMMSDFAGGASGFPMTFFGGKYTDSWKGGFIKNERKKLLNYKSGLVKSLEPKIYCPFAGYFVEAHPSDRYIRETNTKNRADDLNALINKVAPDIKTWTPKPGSVLDLGLALRDPTNSEAITDPPADAKIYKDRWDFDFYVNELNSAIGSEIFRHKSWIQFYYSWAGFQDYNLVMRVIETDDNFEPVSGGYDYLVDFLDQSFPTARPGREHSYIELKNRISVMRSVVLNGRLWDDLYIGFQNHISRDPDIYHHKFWNHFQTELPVSRPEWDQFLEQARTGGVLWIDVNGRLF; from the exons ATGACCTCTACAAGTGCCACGGTGTTGTTCTCGCTGGACGCTGAAGCGGTGGGCTCACTCAAAGAGGGGGCCAATTTCAAGAAAAACCCAGCGGATGGTAAATGTTACATCATCTACAAAGACAAGAGTATCGATGTTCTTAAAGCATGCAAGAACCAATGCAAACACCAAGGAGGGTTGTTCATCAAAGACATCGAGGACCTGGACGGCAG GACGGTTAAATGCACTAAGCACAACTGGAAGCTAAATGTGTCAACGATGGAATATGTGAATCCACCTGACAGTTTCACACAGGACGAGCTCG AAGTGGAGTTTTTGGATGACGGGGGGCTTCAGTTGGTTGAGTTGAGCCCCGTAGACCCCTGGCTGGCGGACCCTCGAGAGCCCGTGGAGCTCCAGGAAGGAGAAGTGAAA GTGACGTACATGACCCACGCCTGCGTGGAGCTGCAGCTAGGGACGACGCGCTTCATGTTCGACCCCTGGTTAAAGGGTCCTGCTTTTGCCCGAGGATGGTGGCTCCTCCATGAGCCGCCAGCAGACGCCATGGACAGACTGTGCTCGGCAGATCTCATCTACATCAGCCACATGCACTCTGACCACCTCAG TTACCCAACATTGAAAGACTTGGCCAAGAGGAGGCCAGATGTACCCATTTATGTTGGGGACACGTCAAGACCTGTCTTCTG GTATTTGGAGCAAAGCCAAGTCCCACTGACCAACATCAATGTTGTTCCCTTTGGAGTCTGGCAAAAT GTAAACGAACACCTAAGATTCATGATCCTGATGGACAATGTGCATCCCGAAATGGACACCTGCATCATTGTTGACTATAAAG GTCACATGATCCTGAACTCTGTGGACTGCACCAGGCCAAATGGAGGCAGGTTACCCAAAAATGTGGACTTAATGATGAGTGACTTTGCTGGAGGAGCCTCTGGATTCCCCATGACCTTCTTTGGGGGGAAATACACTG ATTCCTGGAAGGGAGGTTTTATCAAGAATGAAAGGAAGAAGCTGCTGAATTACAAATCTGGGCTGGTGAAGTCCCTGGAGCCCAAGATCTACTGCCCGTTCGCTGGCTACTTTGTGGAGGCTCATCCATCAGACAG GTACATTAGGGAAACAAATACCAAGAACAGGGCAGATGACCTCAACGCACTCATCAACAAGGTTGCACCAGACATCAAGACATGGACGCCCAAACCAGGCAGTGTGCTGGACCTCGGCCTCGCTCTGAGAGACCCCActaacag TGAGGCCATCACTGATCCCCCAGCTGATGCAAAAATCTACAAGGACAGATGGGATTTCGACTTCTATGTGAATGAACTGAACAGCGCCATTGGCTCTGAGATATTCAGACATAAAAGCTGGATCCAATTCTATTACTCCTGGGCAGGATTTCAAGACTACAACCTTGTCATGCGG GTGATCGAGACAGATGACAACTTTGAACCCGTTTCTGGTGGCTACGACTACTTGGTGGACTTTTTGGATCAGTCCTTTCCCACCGCCAGGCCTGGCAGAGAGCACTCCTACATTGAG CTGAAAAACAGGATCAGTGTGATGAGATCTGTGGTGCTGAACGGCCGCCTCTGGGATGATCTGTACATCGGCTTCCAGAACCACATTAGCCGAGACCCGGATATCTACCATCACAA GTTCTGGAACCACTTCCAGACAGAGCTACCAGTTTCCAGGCCAGAATGGGACCAGTTCCTGGAGCAGGCAAGGACGGGGGGGGTCCTGTGGATTGATGTGAATGGGAGATTGTTttaa
- the glipr1a gene encoding GLIPR1-like protein 1 isoform X1: MVTAVHILLWAWMLTDSWVCSDSLPKETTEKFITGCVEEHNKARSSVIPPALDMLFMTWDEGLAITAAAWARNCLFEHNTHLEEVRRVHPTFSSVGENIWVGYPPSHFNVVRAIQSWVNEKQVYNYDQNTCSGVCGHYTQVVWASSYKVGCAVQLCPGGVKKTSFSSKEGAIFVCNYATAGNVRGRQPYKRGSGCLGCEGTCVDNLCRSPDRDSQKSYTWSPDWDPANSDYVPVIVRPLALVFTFIVALAVHYFYPNVFCYE; this comes from the exons ATGGTGACTGCGGTGCATATTTTGCTGTGGGCCTGGATGCTTACAGACTCATGGGTGTGTTCGGACTCTCTTCCAAAGGAAACCACAGAGAAGTTTATTACTGGATGTGTGGAGGAACACAACAAGGCGCGGTCATCCGTCATTCCACCTGCGCTTGACATGCTGTTCATG ACATGGGACGAGGGTCTTGCCATCACTGCAGCAGCGTGGGCGAGGAACTGTTTgtttgaacacaacacacacctcgAAGAAGTCCGCCGTGTGCATCCCACCTTCTCCTCAGTGGGAGAAAACATCTGGGTCGGCTACCCACCGTCACATTTCAACGTGGTGAGAGCGATCCAAAGTTGGGTGAATGAAAAACAAGTCTACAACTACGACCAAAACACTTGCTCAGGTGTCTGTGGCCACTACACACAG GTTGTCTGGGCGAGCAGCTACAAGGTCGGCTGTGCCGTGCAGCTGTGCCCAGGCGGTGTCAAAAAAACAAGCTTCTCTTCTAAAGAGGGGGCTATCTTTGTGTGCAACTATGCTACAGC GGGTAATGTAAGAGGAAGACAACCCTATAAGAGAGGGTCCGGCTGCTTGGGGTGTGAAGGCACCTGCGTGGACAATCTCTGCC GTAGCCCTGATCGAGACTCACAGAAAA GTTACACATGGAGCCCAGACTGGGACCCGGCGAACAGTGACTATGTGCCCGTTATAGTCCGGCCCCTTGCACTCGTCTTCACCTTCATCGTGGCATTGGCTGTGCACTACTTCTATCCCAATGTCTTCTGCTATGAGTGA
- the krr1 gene encoding KRR1 small subunit processome component homolog, translating to MASSTIGDGVSEKGKKSKKTKDQMDESELLTVPEGWKEAPFTKDDNPRGLMEESSFATLFPKYREAYLKECWPLVEKALGDVHIKATLDLIEGSISVCTSKKTYDPYAIVRARDLIKLLARSVPFEQAVRILQDDMACDIIKIGTLVRNRERFVKRRQRLIGPKGSTLKALELLTNCYVMVQGNTVSALGPFNGLKEVRKVVMDTMKNIHPIYNIKTLMIKRELSKDADLRSQSWERFLPKFRHKNLAKRREPKKKSVKKEYTPFPPAQPDNAVDKELATGEFFLRESVKKRKKMEEVKVKQAEALTKKQEERNKAFIPPKEKPLMKKTAKVSTESKLDIEALKEKVKKAKTKKLGAPPVIPAPPTIGNLNKKQKSKTKNKR from the exons ATGGCGTCCTCCACGATAGGAGACGGCGTGAgcgaaaaaggaaaaaaatcaaaaaagacTAAAGACCAAA TGGATGAATCTGAACTCCTGACGGTTCCTGAAGGATGGAAAGAGGCGCCTTTCACCAAGGACGACAACCCCCGCGGTCTGATGGAGGAGAGCAGCTTTGCCACCCTCTTCCCAAAATACAGAGAAGCCTACCTGAAGGAGTGCTGGCCTCTGGTGGAGAAGGCCTTAGGAGACGTA CACATCAAAGCCACTCTGGACCTGATCGAAGGAAGCATTTCAGTTTGCACCTCTAAGAAAACATACGACCCGTACGCCATCGTGAGAGCCAGAGACCTCATCAAGCTGCTGGCCCGGAGCGTCCCGTTCGAACAG GCTGTGCGGATATTACAGGACGATATGGCGTGTGACATCATCAAAATCGGCACCCTGGTGAGGAACAGAGAGCGGTTTGTGAAGCGTCGACAGCGGCTGATTGGCCCCAAGGGCTCCACGCTTAAA GCTTTAGAGTTGTTGACCAACTGCTATGTGATGGTGCAGGGGAACACGGTGTCGGCTCTGGGGCCCTTCAACGGTCTGAAGGAG GTACGCAAAGTGGTGATGGACACGATGAAGAACATTCACCCGATCTACAACATCAAG ACGCTGATGATCAAGCGGGAGCTGTCCAAAGACGCCGACCTGCGCTCCCAGAGCTGGGAACGCTTCCTGCCCAAGTTCCGCCACAAGAACCTGGCCAAACGGCGGGAACCCAAGAAGAAGAGCGTGAAGAAGGAGTACACGCCGTTCCCTCCGGCGCAGCCCGACAACGCG GTTGATAAGGAGCTGGCCACCGGAGAGTTCTTCCTGCGTGAGAgtgtgaagaagaggaagaagatggaaGAGGTCAAG gTGAAACAAGCCGAGGCGCTGACCAAGAAGCAGGAAGAGCGTAACAAGGCGTTCATTCCTCCGAAAGAGAAGCCCTTAATGAAGAAAACAGCTAAAG TTTCTACAGAAAGCAAACTGGACATCGAGGCCCTGAAGGAGAAAGTGAAAAAAGCCAAAACCAAGAAACTGGGGGCTCCACCAGTGATCCCAGCGCCCCCCACCATTGGCAAcctaaacaaaaagcaaaagagcaaaacaaaaaacaaaagataa